One Aphidius gifuensis isolate YNYX2018 linkage group LG3, ASM1490517v1, whole genome shotgun sequence DNA window includes the following coding sequences:
- the LOC122850850 gene encoding uncharacterized protein LOC122850850 gives MYRQFLIRPQDRKYQRILWRNTSGIIKTYELNIVTFGLAPSPFLAIRCLHKLADDEQENFPIASEILKRDLYVDDLLTGTQTLEEAIKLRDELIPLLQQGMLNIRKWASNEPRLLEGLPEANKNLQLQFNDSSAIKTLGVYWRSTTDTNVYTVKTITFDEITKRKIFSEIGKIFDPLGLLGPVVMTAKIVMQQLWSMNIDWDEPVPSPIKDEWLTFYNQLQLLNDLSFKRHTILNDTTSIQLHGFCDASEKAYGACIYLRSIDKKGKVYTQLLCAKGRIAPLKTLSIPRLELCGALLLASLYTTIIKAIHITIDDTYLWSDSTIVLHWLRKEPSVMKTFVANRIAKIQEKTKTTQWCHVRTHDNPADLISRGQLPEEFIKTTTWQHGPSWLQST, from the coding sequence ATGTACagacaatttttaatacgTCCACAAGATAGAAAATATCAACGTATTTTATGGAGAAATACGTCTGGTATTATCAAaacatatgaattaaatattgtaacaTTTGGTCTTGCTCCATCACCATTCCTAGCTATACGATGTCTACATAAATTAGCTGATGATGAACAAGAAAATTTTCCTATAGCATCAGAAATACTCAAAAGAGATCTATATGTCGATGATCTTTTAACTGGTACACAAACACTTGAAGAAGCAATTAAATTGAGGGATGAATTAATTCCTTTATTACAACAAGGTATGTTAAATATACGCAAATGGGCTTCCAATGAGCCTAGACTATTAGAAGGCCTTCCAGAGGctaacaaaaatttacaattacaatttaatgaCTCCAGTGCAATAAAAACACTCGGTGTTTACTGGAGATCTACTACAGATACAAATGTTTACACAGTTAAAACAATTACGTTTGACGAAATTACAAAAcgcaaaattttttctgaaattgGAAAAATCTTTGATCCTCTTGGACTTCTTGGTCCAGTTGTTATGACAGCAAAAATAGTTATGCAACAATTATGGAGTATGAACATTGACTGGGATGAACCTGTCCCATCACCAATTAAAGATGAATGGTTAACATTTTATAACCAATTACaacttttaaatgatttatcttttaaaagacatacaatattaaatgataCAACAAGTATACAATTACATGGCTTTTGTGATGCCAGTGAAAAAGCATATGGGGCTTGTATTTATCTCAGGTCCATTGATAAAAAAGGTAAAGTTTACACACAACTTTTGTGTGCCAAAGGGCGCATAGCTCCTCTCAAGACACTATCAATCCCTAGATTGGAATTATGTGGAGCATTATTACTTGCTTCGCtttatacaacaataattaaagcaatacacATAACAATAGATGACACATATTTGTGGTCAGATTCTACAATTGTTTTACACTGGCTAAGAAAAGAGCCAAGTGTTATGAAAACATTCGTGGCAAACAGAATTGccaaaatacaagaaaaaacaaaaacaacacaaTGGTGCCATGTACGTACACATGACAATCCAGCTGACCTGATTTCAAGAGGTCAACTACCTGAAGAATTCATCAAAACAACAACATGGCAACATGGGCCGTCTTGGTTGCAGTCTACCTGA
- the LOC122850849 gene encoding uncharacterized protein LOC122850849, translating into MGNLPKARVNEAIPFTIVGVDFCGPFLVKEKKERNRIKVKIYVAVFVCLVIKAVHLEMVSDLTTDCFIAALKRFVARRGYPTDIYSDNVDEIMDKALLCRKDDLNSCFYIDGPGGSGKTYVYSTIYHLLRSDGKKVATMAFTGIAAILLPEGRTMHNLFAMPVAMYADSTSNIKQQSKAAELRNIDVIICDEAPMAPRYCLELADRTCRDIMNNKLPFENMRTLPEKSEFAKYILDVGNGTINDNNDNLMNASMKVYRKLLYYHVDNINDKVVQFLDKDTEKIFTGIDSTENCDNGELNNSILPEYLNTLNPPNFPPYELKLRLYCIVMLLRNISQSECLCNGTRLQILSMSNNLLKCKILTGDKANDIVFIHRISLYCEDVYPFMFKRRQFPIKIAFGMTIIKCQGQTFEMVGVDLRKDVFNHGQLYVAFSRID; encoded by the exons ATGGGTAATTTACCAAAAGCAAGAGTTAATGAAGCAATTCCATTTACAATAGTTGGGGTTGACTTTTGTGGACCTTTTTTAGttaaagaaaagaaagaaagaaatagaattaaagttaaaatataCGTAGCAGTCTTTGTATGTCTCGTCATCAAAGCTGTACATCTAGAAATGGTCAGTGATTTAACTACTGATTGTTTTATTGCTGCTTTAAAAAGATTTGTTGCAAGACGTGGTTACCCGACTGATATTTATTCAGACAAtg tagATGAAATAATGGATAAAGCGTTATTATGTAGAAAAGATGATTTAAATTCATGCTTTTACATTGATGGACCGGGTGGATCAGGAAAAACATATGTCTATAGTACAATATATCACTTATTAAGAAGCGATGGAAAAAAAGTTGCTACAATGGCTTTTACAGGAATTGCGGCAATATTGCTTCCAGAAGGAAGAACAATGCACAATCTATTTGCAATGCCGGTTGCAATGTATGCTGATTCAACTTCGAATATTAAACAGCAATCAAAAGCAGCAGAACTCAGAAACATTGATGTGATAATTTGTGATGAAGCACCAATGGCACCGAGATACTGTTTGGAACTAGCTGATCGAACCTGCCGtgatataatgaataataaactaCCTTTCG aaAATATGAGAACTTTACCGGAAAAATCAGAGTTTGCTAAATATATACTAGACGTTGGAAACGGcacaataaatgataataatgacaattta ATGAACGCAAGTATGAAAGTTTATCGAAAGTTGCTGTATTATCATGTAGATAACATAAATGATAAAGTGGTGCAATTTTTGGACAAagatacagaaaaaatttttactggAATTGATAGTACTGAAAATTGTGATAATGGAGAACTTAATAATTCTATTTTACCAGAATACTTAAATACGTTAAATCCACCAAATTTTCCACcatatgaattaaaattaaggtTGTACTGTATTGTCATGCTTTTGCGTAATATTAGTCAAAGTGAATGTTTATGTAACGGAACGAGATTGCAAATATTAAGTATGTCTAATAAtcttttaaaatgtaaaattttaactgGTGATAAAGCAAATGATATCGTATTCATACATCGCATAAGTCTCTATTGTGAAGATGTTTATCCTTTCATGTTTAAACGAAGACAATTTCCAATCAAGATAGCATTTGGAATGACGATAATTAAATGTCAAGGACAAACATTCGAAATGGTCGGTGTTGATCTTAGAAAAGATGTTTTTAATCATGGTCAATTGTACGTAGCATTTTCACGG atCGATTGA